A region from the Nodosilinea sp. FACHB-141 genome encodes:
- the hetR gene encoding heterocyst differentiation master regulator HetR has product MSLSALAVEDEALIRRLSPSAIDQILLYIAFSAMRTGGHRHGAFLDAAATAAKCAIYMTYLEQGENLRMTGHLHHIEPKRVKAIVEEMRQALTEGKLLKMLGSQEPRYLIQFPYMWLRRYPWRSGQSRVSGTSLTSDEKALLESRLPKPCPDARIINSFQFLELIEILHEKSQDDLPVEHRVPLSEALAEHIRRRLIYSGTVARIDASWGASYYGLARSSYAPVDDQERMYAMVEDTAQYFRMMREWANGIPGTMRVLEELDIPVAARDAALQELDEVIRTWADKYHQPGGEPTLLQMVIGHHIK; this is encoded by the coding sequence ATGTCTCTGTCTGCCCTAGCGGTAGAAGACGAAGCCCTGATTCGCCGCCTCAGCCCCAGTGCCATCGATCAGATACTGCTTTACATCGCCTTCAGCGCTATGCGAACGGGGGGGCATCGCCACGGGGCCTTTTTAGATGCAGCGGCCACGGCGGCTAAGTGCGCCATCTACATGACCTATCTAGAGCAGGGCGAAAACCTGCGTATGACGGGCCATCTGCACCACATTGAGCCCAAGCGGGTCAAGGCCATTGTCGAAGAAATGCGCCAGGCCCTCACTGAGGGCAAGCTGCTTAAAATGCTGGGCTCCCAAGAACCCCGCTATCTCATTCAATTTCCCTACATGTGGCTGCGGCGCTACCCTTGGAGATCAGGGCAGTCGCGGGTCTCGGGCACCTCTCTAACCAGTGACGAAAAAGCGCTGCTGGAGAGCCGGCTGCCCAAACCCTGTCCCGATGCCCGGATTATCAACTCGTTTCAGTTTTTAGAGCTGATTGAAATTCTCCACGAAAAGTCTCAGGATGACCTGCCTGTAGAGCACCGCGTACCCCTGAGCGAAGCTCTGGCCGAGCATATCCGGCGGCGGCTGATCTATTCGGGTACTGTGGCGCGCATTGATGCCTCCTGGGGGGCTTCGTACTATGGGCTGGCCCGGTCTTCCTATGCTCCGGTTGATGACCAAGAGCGCATGTACGCCATGGTCGAAGATACGGCTCAGTACTTTCGCATGATGCGCGAGTGGGCCAACGGCATTCCTGGCACGATGCGTGTGTTAGAAGAATTAGATATTCCCGTCGCTGCTCGCGATGCTGCTCTCCAAGAGCTAGACGAAGTAATTCGCACCTGGGCCGATAAGTATCACCAGCCGGGTGGCGAACCTACTCTCTTGCAGATGGTGATTGGCCACCACATCAAATAG